Genomic window (Procambarus clarkii isolate CNS0578487 chromosome 72, FALCON_Pclarkii_2.0, whole genome shotgun sequence):
cacttagtgggccagccagaggcttagggcccgcgcaggtatATCCCTGAAGAAAAATCATATCACCAGGTATATTCaccattatatcatcaggtatatccaacattatatcatcaggtatatccaccattatatcaccaggtatatccactattatatcatcaggtatatCCAATATTATATCACCAGGTATATTCaccattatatcatcaggtatatccaccattatatcatcaggtatatccaccattatatcatcaggtatatccactattatatcatcaggtatatCCACCATTATATCACCAGGTATATTCACCATTATATCACTAGGTATATTCACCATTATATTACCAGGTATATTCACCATTATATCACCAGGTATATCCACCATTATATAATCAGGTATATCCACCATTATATTACCAGGTATATTCACCATTATATTACCAGGTATATTCACCATTATATCACCAGGTATATCCACCATTATATCACCAGGTATATCCACCATTATATCACCAGGTATATTCACCATTATATCACCAGGTATATCCACCATTATATCACCAGGTATATTCACCATTATATCACCAGGTATATCCACCATTATATCACCAATAACCTCACCATTATATCACCAATAACCTCACCATTATATCGCCAATAACTTCACCATTATATCACCAATAAGCTCACCATTATCAGTAGTGCAGGAACGGCCGCAGGGAAGAAGCTTGGTGGTTGTGTTAAAGGTCTCACCACGACGGTGTCTGACAGTGAGACATATTTTGGTTATACTAAATGTGTTAACTAATTTTGAGTATAAGTAATGTGATGTGTTACTGGGCACATAAGTTGACTCActtcattgaccactgtactggacactccccactctccgccaacattgaccactgtagtggacactcccccactccccgccaacattgaccactgtagtggacactcccccactctccgccaacattgaccactgtagtggacactcccccactctccgccaacattgaccactgtactggacactcctcactctccgtcaacattgaccactgtactggacactccccactctccgccaacattgaccactgtactggacactccccactctccatcaacattgaccactgtacaggacactcccccactctccgccaacattgacaactgtagtggacactccccactctccgccaacattgaccactgtagtggacactccccactctccgtcaacattgaccactgtactggacactccccactctccgtcaacattgaccactgtagtggacactctccgtcaacattgacctctgtagtggacactccccactctccgccaacattgaccactgtagtggacactcccccactccccgccaacattgaccactgtagtggacactccccactctccgtcaacattgacaactgtagtggacactccccactctccgccaacattgaccactgtagtggacacccccccactctccgtcaacattgaccactgtagtggacactccccactctccgtcaacattgaccactgtagtggacacccccccactctccgccaacattgaccactgtagtggacattcccccactctccgtcaacattgactattgtagtggacactcccccactctccgtcaacattgaccattgtagtggacactcccccactctccgtcaacattgaccactgtactggccactccccactctccgtcaacattgaccactgtagtggacactccccactctccgtcaacattgaccactgtactgaacactccccactctcgtcaacattgaccactatggtggacactccccactctccgccaacattgaccactgtagtggacactccccactctccgtcaacattgaccactgtactggacactccccactctccgtcaacattgaccactgtagtggacactctccgtcaacattgaacactgtagtggacactccccactctccgccgacattgaccactgtagtggacactctccgtcaacattgaccactgcagtggacactccccacactccgccgacattgaccactgtagtggacactctccgtcaacattgaccactgtagtggacactccccactctccgtcaacattgaccactgtagtggacactccccactctccgccgacattgaccactgtagtggacactcaccactctccgtcaacattgaccactgttgtggacactctccgtcaacattgaccactgtagtggacactcccccactctccgccgacattgaccactgtagtggacactctccgccgacattgaccactgtagtggacactccccactctccgccaacattgaccactgtagtggacactcccccactctccgccaacattgaccactgtagtggacattcccccactctccgccaacattgaccactgtagtggacactcccccactctccgccaacattgaccactgtattggacactccccactctccgccaacattgaccactgtagtggacactcccccactctccgccaacattgaccactgtagtggacactcccccactctccgccaacattgaccactgtactggacactcctcactctccgtcaacattgaccactgtactggacactccccactctccgccaacattgaccactgtactggacactccccactctccatcaacattgaccactgtacaggacactcccccactctccgccaacattgacaactgtagtggacactccccactctccgccaacattgaccactgtagtggacactccccactctccgtcaacattgaccactgtactggacactccccactctccgtcaacattgaccactgtaatgGACActatccgtcaacattgacctctgtagtggacactccccactctccgccaacattgaccactgtagtggacactcccccactccccgccaacattgaccactgtagtggacactccccactctccgtcaacattgacaactgtagtggacactccccactctccgccaacattgaccactgtagtggacacccccccactctccgtcaacattgaccactgtagtggacactccccactctccgtcaacattgaccactgNNNNNNNNNNNNNNNNNNNNNNNNNNNNNNNNNNNNNNNNNNNNNNNNNNNNNNNNNNNNNNNNNNNNNNNNNNNNNNNNNNNNNNNNNNNNNNNNNNNNNNNNNNNNNNNNNNNNNNNNNNNNNNNNNNNNNNNNNNNNNNNNNNNNNNNNNNNNNNNNNNNNNNNNNNNNNNNNNNNNNNNNNNNNNNNNNNNNNNNNNNNNNNNNNNNNNNNNNNNNNNNNNNNNNNNNNNNNNNNNNNNNNNNNNNNNNNNNNNNNNNNNNNNNNNNNNNNNNNNNNNNNNNNNNNNNNNNNNNNNNNNNNNNNNNNNNNNNNNNNNNNNNNNNNNNNNNNNNNNNNNNNNNNNNNNNNNNNNNNNNNNNNNNNNNNNNNNNNNNNNNNNNNNNNNNNNNNNNNNNNNNNNNNNNNNNNNNNNNNNNNNNNNNNNNNNNNNNNNNNNNNNNNNNNNNNNNNNNNNNNNNNNNNNNNNNNNNNNNNNNNNNNNNNNNNNNNNNNNNNTCTGCCACATCCTAGGATCTTAACACGGGTCCTCTCAGtctcccagagccctctctctctgCCACATCCCAGAGTCTTAACAACATTTACCTCTCCATctgcgaaacctctacatctttcctcggcTATTGCAAGTTAGTCTATGTTTATTAACAGTTTGTGAGCTTGTAAACTTCAAAATTATTATGGTTatgaacaatcttgtaaaatgTTTACTGAATGTAAACTAAACACTCATGATTGGAGAAGGATGCACAGCTTCATAAGTGGTTGCGTAAATCCTTAATGATACCAAACAGGCAATTGGCCGCTGACGCCTCGTTTGTAGACGTCAGATATCATATATTTAGATGTAAGATATCAAAGATTTTGACCCAAATAGTCTTGCATTGAAGAAGGAAACAGATTATGATCACTTCAGCTCAGTTTACA
Coding sequences:
- the LOC138356466 gene encoding uncharacterized protein encodes the protein MVDIPGDIMVNIPGDIMVDIPGDIMVNIPGDIMVDIPGDIMVDIPGDIMVNIPGNIMVNIPGNIMVDIPDYIMVDIPGDIMVNIPGNIMVNIPSDIMVNIPGDIMVDIPDDIIVDIPDDIMVDIPDDIMVDIPDDIMVNIPGDIILDIPDDIIVDIPGDIMVDIPDDIMLDIPDDIMWSVVFVTVHCVR